From the Planctomycetota bacterium genome, one window contains:
- a CDS encoding sodium:solute symporter, with amino-acid sequence MHGIDYAIVAVYLIGLVVTGVVLARKAAASADDYFLAGRKTPWWALGASGMSSNLDAAGTMTILTLIYLYGLHGFFIEMRGGVVLPIAVFLAFMGKWHQRSRVVTTGEWMLLRFGQGWQGRAARYTAAATYLIITVGMVVFFLAAAGKFLAVFLPFDETTCAVAMAVVALGYTMISGLYGVIWTDVFQAFLIGAAAIYVSVLAFTYVTPELLDAWPGAAFNTIIPQMGGGLAREAIDADGAAFTQTSYAPFLLFLLFWAGKGVLEGLGGSGGSAYMAQRFYAARDVPTVKKLCMLWTVLFAFRWPMVLGFAILAIHLGIGREDPENILPAVLQSDLIPIGVTGLLVSAIFAASMSTFDSTINAGASYVVRDLVLPLRPGTTQKGQVIAGYLASVGIVAAGLTLALLFAEGVVDVWVTIVIQLFPAFLIPFALRWFWARFNGLGFSLGVATGFAGAFTLTFVDGPADLGWPDTLGVLVQNGAFTDVFILGTVGLCSLIGCLLGTFAAPAIDADTLEAFYRQIKPIGLWPAAWKQPDRSEHRGDVVRLIVALGWQTATFLLPMALLLHLWWPSAFLAFVFVGLGFYLLRDLRHAPAVQLT; translated from the coding sequence GGGCGCTGGGCGCGTCGGGCATGTCGTCCAACCTCGACGCCGCGGGCACGATGACCATCTTGACGCTCATCTACCTCTACGGCTTGCACGGCTTCTTTATCGAAATGCGCGGCGGCGTCGTGCTGCCCATCGCCGTCTTCCTCGCCTTTATGGGCAAGTGGCACCAGCGCTCGCGGGTCGTGACCACCGGCGAGTGGATGCTCCTGCGCTTCGGCCAAGGCTGGCAGGGCCGAGCGGCGCGGTATACCGCCGCGGCCACCTACTTGATCATCACGGTCGGCATGGTCGTGTTCTTTCTCGCCGCCGCGGGCAAGTTTTTAGCCGTCTTCTTGCCGTTCGACGAGACGACCTGTGCCGTGGCGATGGCCGTCGTCGCGTTGGGTTACACGATGATCTCCGGGCTATACGGCGTGATCTGGACCGACGTGTTCCAGGCCTTCCTCATCGGGGCGGCCGCGATCTACGTCAGCGTGCTCGCGTTCACGTACGTCACGCCGGAATTGCTCGACGCTTGGCCCGGTGCGGCGTTCAACACGATCATCCCGCAGATGGGCGGCGGGCTCGCGCGGGAAGCTATCGACGCGGACGGCGCGGCGTTCACGCAAACGAGTTACGCGCCCTTCCTGCTGTTTCTCTTATTTTGGGCCGGCAAGGGCGTGCTCGAAGGCCTCGGCGGCAGCGGCGGCTCCGCGTACATGGCCCAGCGTTTTTACGCCGCCCGCGACGTGCCCACCGTCAAGAAGCTTTGCATGCTCTGGACCGTGCTGTTTGCGTTTCGCTGGCCGATGGTGCTTGGCTTTGCGATCCTCGCCATCCATCTCGGAATCGGCCGGGAAGACCCCGAGAACATCCTCCCCGCGGTCTTGCAGAGCGACCTGATCCCGATCGGCGTCACCGGGCTGCTCGTGTCCGCGATCTTCGCGGCGAGCATGTCCACCTTCGACTCGACAATCAATGCCGGCGCCAGCTACGTCGTCCGTGACCTGGTCTTGCCGCTGCGGCCGGGTACCACGCAGAAGGGCCAAGTGATCGCCGGCTACCTCGCCAGCGTCGGCATCGTCGCCGCGGGCCTCACCCTTGCCCTGCTCTTCGCCGAGGGGGTCGTCGACGTCTGGGTGACCATCGTGATCCAGCTCTTCCCCGCGTTCCTCATCCCTTTCGCGCTGCGGTGGTTCTGGGCTCGCTTCAACGGCCTCGGCTTCAGCCTCGGCGTCGCCACCGGCTTCGCCGGCGCGTTCACGCTCACCTTCGTCGACGGCCCCGCCGACTTGGGCTGGCCCGACACGCTCGGCGTTCTCGTCCAGAACGGCGCGTTCACCGACGTGTTCATTCTCGGCACCGTCGGCCTCTGCTCGCTGATCGGTTGCCTGCTCGGCACGTTTGCCGCCCCCGCCATCGACGCCGACACCCTCGAGGCGTTTTACCGCCAAATCAAGCCGATCGGTCTCTGGCCCGCCGCCTGGAAACAACCCGACCGCTCCGAACACCGCGGCGACGTCGTCCGCTTGATCGTTGCCTTGGGTTGGCAGACCGCGACTTTCCTGCTGCCGATGGCCCTGCTTCTGCACCTGTGGTGGCCGTCCGCGTTCCTCGCGTTCGTTTTCGTTGGGCTTGGTTTTTATCTGTTGCGTGATCTCCGCCACGCCCCGGCCGTACAGCTAACCTGA
- the sdhB gene encoding succinate dehydrogenase iron-sulfur subunit, translating to MLRPESKPMIANAKTKTFKVRIKRQDGRDQPAYWQEFEVPLVPSQNIIAVLQHVAANPVTTKGEAVEPVVWDSGCLEEVCGSCTMVINGRVRQSCSALTADLLEDVEDDTITVEPMTKFPVIRDLFVDRQRMFDNLIKVKAWVPIDGTHDLGEGPQETPEKQQERYAISRCMTCGCCLEACPQFTEDNDFLGAQAIAQAYYFNEHETGAKLKKERLDVLAGPGGVADCGNAQNCVKVCPKEIPLTEAIAKAGRQLTVHAIKSFFTGK from the coding sequence ATGCTCCGGCCCGAAAGCAAGCCCATGATCGCCAACGCGAAAACCAAGACGTTCAAAGTTCGTATCAAGCGGCAGGACGGCCGCGACCAGCCCGCATATTGGCAGGAATTCGAGGTGCCGCTGGTGCCCAGCCAGAACATCATCGCCGTGCTCCAGCACGTCGCGGCCAATCCGGTCACGACGAAGGGCGAAGCCGTCGAACCGGTCGTGTGGGACTCGGGCTGCCTCGAAGAAGTGTGCGGGTCGTGCACGATGGTGATCAACGGACGGGTGCGGCAATCGTGCTCGGCGTTGACGGCCGACCTGCTCGAGGACGTCGAAGACGACACGATCACGGTCGAGCCGATGACCAAGTTCCCGGTGATCCGGGACCTGTTCGTCGACCGCCAGCGGATGTTCGACAATCTGATCAAGGTCAAAGCCTGGGTGCCCATCGACGGCACGCACGACCTCGGTGAAGGCCCGCAAGAGACCCCCGAGAAACAGCAGGAGCGTTACGCGATCTCGCGCTGCATGACCTGCGGCTGCTGCCTGGAAGCCTGCCCGCAGTTCACCGAAGACAACGACTTTCTCGGCGCCCAGGCGATCGCCCAGGCGTACTACTTCAACGAACACGAGACCGGCGCGAAGCTCAAGAAAGAACGCCTCGACGTGCTCGCGGGACCGGGAGGCGTGGCGGACTGCGGCAACGCCCAGAACTGCGTCAAGGTCTGCCCGAAAGAAATCCCGTTGACCGAGGCGATCGCCAAGGCCGGCCGGCAACTCACCGTGCACGCGATCAAGTCGTTTTTTACCGGCAAGTAA